Genomic segment of Saccharomyces cerevisiae S288C chromosome XV, complete sequence:
CCGCCTATCCACATACCAACGTTGAAGGACAGAACACCCCAATACGCAAAATTAGACCAAAACCCCCACGTTTGATTAACAGACTTGATAGGTTGCAAATCAGGGTTCCTTAAAAAATTCACGGAGGCCCTATTTTTAACAggaatttccaaaaatctCAAAGCCCTGGAGATTCTCGTACCGAAACTCATAATGGTGTAATGCTAgagttttttttgcttgATAGTATATCAGATATGAGAGCAATAGATGATGATACAAGTTCTACAGTGGAAAATAACATGGTACACGCTCTTGGCAACATTGAAATTACAGCTCtcatatataaaaaatggaaagaaaaaagagaagaaaaaagagaagaaatgaatTCTATTATGATAGCGAATGCAAAATATTCGTCCACATTCTTTTATCTATTgtcttccttctttctgTGCAACTACCAGAAAAAGCTATTTCATCTAGTCGAGTAGACTAATTAATGAATTATCTCGTCTTCCATATAAATTAATAAGGCAACCAGCAGGAGACGCCTATTGTTAAGCGTATTACGAAACCTGCGGATCTGTGCGCTATTGTTATGCCAGTGAAGGAGCCTGTCATCATGCACTCATGTGCCCGCGCGCGCGCTTCTGTGACTACAACTTATTGTAGGGCGTAGTACACTGACGCCTAGCGCTCAAAATACACATATGCAGTGTGGCCGACTATGCGATGAAGCGGAACAGTCTATCTTATGTGAATGGTTGCAAAATGCCGTTATATGGATACTACGGTGCGAACACGTATTTATAATAGGATAATCTTGTATCTATTCGTTTTATGCTACTAGTTCTAACCTTTAGGAAGTGTCCTTCACAATATCAGCCCTACATGCAGTGGTCTTCGTAAATCCTGTGAGGTTTTGTCTCATTTCTCTATGCTGGAAGGGCTTCGTAGAAGATTCCGCAAAATAATGGAATTGAAGCCCTGCGCCAAGCAAGCCTCACGAGGATCGTCGGTTCTGAGACGTAACCACGCTCTTGAATCTTGTTTATGTGATCAGCAATGACGTCTTCGGTGGTAATACCATTTCATTCCGGAAAAGATGAGTTTGTAGTCGGTTAGGGAGTACCGTGGCGTCCTTTCCTATTTCTGCAAATTTGCTGTCCATGTTGGCAACTACTCTCAAAGGTGGCAACTGCTTAGTAAATAGCCATATCGCTCAGAGATACATATCAAGAAACTCTAGCCAGATGATCACGAATCCCGAAGCGATGTAATTTTCCGTGAGGCAGTCCTGAATCAGGCCGTAGATTGACTATTAGCATCTCTTTTTGAGTATGCTAAGAAGTAGAGGGCTACCTTATTCCCACACACTTTTTACCACGGGCGAAACATTTATTTTCAAGTCCCAGCACAGTGATGGGATGAAGTCCAGGATGCGTCATACGGTCCTATGGCAAACTTCGGGGAAGGTTTAATATGCTGCTTTCAAGCAGGATTAACGGTAATCAACTCCCTAGGCAAATTGGCTCAACTCTGCCTATCTATCCACTGAGGATTTCAAATCCACCGAATGGGAGAATATGTCAGTGTCCATTTTGGAGTAAGGTATGAGTTCTTTTTTCGTCAGCTTTTCTTCTATATCTTACAATTGCTTATCTTAAACCACCGATATTTTTGCAGTCCCTTCATCATCGAGCACAATGGCCTATACGTTGAAATTTTGGTTTTGGTTTGAAGCCCACTCATCTTGGCATCGCTGACGTGTTTTCTTCCAAGATTTAAAGAGGACTACTCGGTGCAGGTGGACATCTCGAATGAATATGTTACCTAGCTTGATCTCCTCCATCAAATTACAACCTTTTTGCAGTGAATTTTGATACATGGATTTCGGAGCTTAAACACGTATTAACTGAAATTCAGGCATGGCGAGAAAATTCCCATCAGAACTTGAAGAATACTCTAAATACTACTGAGATAAACCGAGAGGTGACGTGAAATTCTTCCCAGATGTTCAATATATTATGAAAAACCATCCAGCTGAATTACCTCATTTGCAGatcaatttcaaaggcTTCGGTTCGGGGATAATGAGACATTCTGTCCAAAATGTCCCATTTATTACAGCCTCGGAATTAAGGTGCTTGATACTGTTCTCATAAACATGTGACTGCATTGGTGGTTGATGGAGTAATGATACCACTGAGCGGTTTCAAATGCTAAAAGTCTTTTGAAGCTATCACAGTTACCCTCGGATTTGGCAGTCTAATTCAAGTGCCGTAGATACCGTGGCATTGAAATATTCGAGGCAGTTATTAGCAATGCTCAAGAGGATATTATGCGGAGTGCTACCCTATTTGCATTTTTATGATGTCATTGACGATGCGAGAAAGTCTAACATGATTAGATTGGCACCTGCACATTATATATTGCGTTTCTGAACTTGTACATTGTAATGAATGTGTTTAGGAAACCGATGAGTAAATCATAAACCAAGGTGGGATCTcattatcaatttttttttcatatcaGTTACAATAAATATAacttgaataatttttcaatgattgTCGAATTTCTAAAACATTCACACATTCTGAGAATAATAGAGCAAGGTTTTCGAAGATACAAACCCCATTAGCACCCTAATTTGTTGTACTTGTGTTTTTTCACCACTAGCACATCGTTTTACGATTCTTGAAAGGCTAGATGGAATAGTGCAGAGCCCAAAGGATAATATCCATAGTTAAACAGCCGTTCTTTGCGACCTGAATGATTGCTTACTTTGATTTTGTTGCATTACAGGCTTTGGTAATAGCAAAGTTTGTCGCCAAATCTGTTTTACCGTTAGAAAAGCTACTTCTCTTCAAGACGTCATTCTCAGCTTGACCTACAGAATGCTACTTATCCAACATATCACGTAAAATCTAAGATATACTATATGATAGAAGCGCAGATTACCGGATCTAAAATAATTGTCTGGGTATTTATTCATGTGGGTTATTTATCCAAGCAAGAATTTGACCCAACGTGCTCTATCTTGTTTGATTCACTAAGGTTTCTACTGTGAATTCTACGAATTTTGTGATAATGGTAGGGTttccattcttttcaaaggctgtaatattaggtatacagaatatactagaaaTTCTCCTCCAGGATATAGAAATCCCCAAAATGGAATCGGTAGTTCAACaaataatattacgattatttCTCAATCTTTATGCCATCTTCTTTCACCGCATGTAATAGTATACTAGTAACACTAATACTATTTAACAGATGACATTTTAGAGTTggaggagaacttctagtatattctgtatatataatattatagcctttatcaaaaatggaatccaaacaattatctcaaaattcaccaaTATCTTACGTTGATTCTGTTGGAACGAGAGTAATTAATAGTGACATGAGTTGCTATGGTAACAATCTAATGCTTACATCGTATATTAATGTACACCTCGTATACGTTTAAGTGTGATTGTGCCTATTGCAGAAGGAATGTTAAACGAGAAGCTCAGACCATACTGAAGCTGTGTTAAAGACCTATTAGTTGAACATGATATGGTAGGTACATATATGAGGAATATGAGTCGTCACATCAATGTATAGTAACTACCGGAATcactattatattggtcATGATTAATATGACCAATCGGCGTgtgtttttgaaaagtgggtgaattttgagataattgttgggattccatttttaataaggcaataatattaggtatgtagaatgtactagaagttctcctcaaggatttaggaatccatgaaagggaatctgcaattctacacaattctataaatattattatcatcattttatatgttaatattcattgatcctattacattatcaatccttgcgtttcagcttccactaatttagatgactatttctcatcatttgcgtcatcttctaacaccgtatatgataatatactagtaacgtaaatactagttagtagatgatagttgatttttattccaacataccacccataatgtaatagatctaatgaatccatttgttagttaatagtttaaatgtttttatcggaagaggttttgtcatcacaTCAGCAATGTTCTTATTGGTCTCGATGTAGTATAcgtataaattattacctgatacttcatctctaagTCTCATTGCCTTCgtgccaaaaaatctgtttctaaatttctcttcatttgtagacttaattatactgatcGTTGATCTACTATCAGTAAGTAAGCCtttaataattggtttcttgttaagttcttgCACAAGGTGACTGAGGTTATTCAATAGCGGTATAGCTTCACTGACTgcgtgtatttctgcttctgtAGTTGAAGTGCATGTTAACGAAGCCTTTGTcgactttcctccaatcaCTTTTCCGTTGAGTAGGAAAATGTTACCAATTTGTGACTTGTAATATGGTTGGTTACCATATGAAGCATCGCTTATTGCGactagtttattatctggcttggtaggtttgtttttgtgccatattaattgtttatctctagtgtcccacatgaattgtattaactcatatgtcatgtctaaaacttgcctagaggggaatagtatatgttgagcaagtgtgttgatgtagtatagtaagtcaaatctaaatttatatccaacatatgaagctagaccaatcaacttttgcatttcatgcactttctctttgtattcatcttcatctatttctagttcatcctggtctatataatgacctggttgacctggagctctaagtttctttccttttgggttcaaaggtacgtttagtttgggtaatttttctgtcaaggatttttccatacctaatttcatgtacttgcttctttgatatttgatctCTAATCCAAGTATGTCGTactgaatttcgttatcaccttcacccagatttattatctttgtatcgtattgtttcttgagtgttgttatgattttcttatttgcatttaagtctttgctAAATAAAATCATGTCGTCAACgaataagcaaattgttacttgactattcttaaatacgcatgaccatccGCGAACTTCTTGCATGTCGCaacaatttattaaatatgaTTTAATGGTTTCATACCAGTTTGcaccactttgtttcaaacCATAGAGTGATTTTCTCAAACGTAGTAATTTATCATTCAAAcctaaatgtggtggaggtcttatgtataattcttctttgatatcagCATATAAGTAAGCAGAGGATATGTCCAGCTGTGTGATATAATAGTCGTTGTCTAATGCGATTGACAGTGACGTCATCAGTGCATAGTGATGTACggtattggattgcatATCAGAATCATATGTATCGGGGTGTTGAATGTCgcctcttgcaacaaatctagctttGTGTGTACCAtcacgtttcttgttaaatataaacattgagtttattacttttttagGATCTATGTCATTTCtatcataatatttgtttgtatCCCAAgtgttcattttcaatagttggctaatttctttatgatAAGCTTCAACATAtctgtctttttctttgttgtctttaTTATAAGTAATTGCTTCATCATATCTTAAGGTCGTTCGAACTGGTTTGATCGATTTCACTCCTTTTATTGCTGCAATTAAATTTATgcgtttcttcgatcttgGTGGTTCCAGACTTCTcatattcttattattccatgtgtctcgGGATA
This window contains:
- a CDS encoding uncharacterized protein (hypothetical protein; identified by expression profiling and mass spectrometry) yields the protein MMIIIFIELCRIADSLSWIPKSLRRTSSTFYIPNIIALLKMESQQLSQNSPTFQKHTPIGHINHDQYNSDSGSYYTLM